The following coding sequences lie in one Daphnia pulex isolate KAP4 chromosome 1, ASM2113471v1 genomic window:
- the LOC124195231 gene encoding restin homolog isoform X6 gives MERKSFGFTQSRFMTKKPSPHRNSETTTASPIVTPPANPFSRKPPQNPATSGQSSETGELAHHEPQMEMGAGFPGFFHSTRSSPTNRPSRFFSPASKKVEEYPFTPTIKSTNWRGDDTRSPITPADSPSPRVTSHPTSFDSSGEVEGLFIHRPHISAGLPSFFQRPFSSPASDFSFTPKRKPTVAEISPDKSSSPIGFASSSVTPFSTPSRFKVNSFLHTTKRSSEQQLPIETQDQQFKDDGASAGANDSEHSAFYRFQLNETVDSEKPYLDDSDRKSSSDWMNESSFQSDQEKTSFEREVRSLTEKLLAAAANTESNIKTENTSLKRELSKSQQQICHLEAQFDELKKNQSEAIKRASDLSREKETLHSHIRNLQEQVSAVEEQLEQKQGQCEMVNSQLEDKEQRLKEALERISTLEELLRSSDERLSALQTQLQQVLSEREAAEHKVNALTGQVDCLQENLSTLGLTMSNAENNFHSALNDYKDKQEKLAKELANYQITESALKNACTDFDSVKEELGSCTNELIKARADSKAIEKEKLELEEHFACLNEKYSICERSLCTAQENISSLELTLSALQAEIQQLKLHLETSSTELSTTGEKASKFQEDNEVLRSQLDSLREYFKDSEENLRLDLTKVQQVLDCEIAAHTETKMSAVKMLSDTKNALEFQVNELQENFVVVERKKELVKQELDSERSAHSETKSDLELCKNQLEEDRNRHLLELSKVQDTVNVLKDEKNQLKSEIDEFRGNLVAAFSQNESIKKELDDERTAHNETMSYWKSCKDQLVNDKYQHSVELSKIQNAMKVLSDQNKFLEAQVNELKGNIGEAERQNKSIKQELDCEITAHQEAKSNWKLTQNHLEDDQNEQSVEISKLQSTLQIMNDQKKFLEAQVNDLQCKLVAAGRNHEAIREKNLSFERQLEFSAIEISTLRVEAQEQTNRNNELQAQLDEIRMKSALTEDNLKAALSKSRKELDSQRETYQETVRNLTEARFQLRSSESTCNETLFDRTKLQAEIANLLNEKLKIEEKAQCLERTVRAQEQNIETVTENNLKLMKDKLEIEETVKRLEKELSFQEQNLAVLTAGNASLKQSLSAYEEYIKITHQKCQLVFTENSGAVNNARNLIDEIKILNEKMEIIRQNAEVVDEDFKDLNFSFEKFIETKNSSFMEIWERLQDKQFCLTSSVEALQRATIEKSSLENEISGLRTEKMEFENKIKTLTENSVTSESTQEKLRNRNAVLENMKSSASQQILDLQKRVHSVEAELALSNGKAQELAKEKSSLENQLGSLRRQLQASLDKSEKTIRMLIADKEELEKSTKTLTETTVKWKSAYEQMCNRNSALNSSVASSSQQISNLQQSVDALETELKLSNEKARDFHVYKTNQESQLGSLRQQLQVCQEKSSRDLEKLRTQMEIERASHEDYKTRLGVTDSNPQESKVLTNEIKHGGPKVASKLSKRFVNDNQNSNAQRNEMLSAPSVFTNEEFQRRPLNDCRKQLETGKTSHKNQSNNSESSSNEFGLANCLEDTVNISSKNKDADKRGSKTLATDGENEAVKIIEESPPSATRKAPTRSAAAAAKRSLSVKIECEYSSNTSSNEQRATEINNEAYAIRGRKKLVLPPSPPYAFPTPSPISVDSKHVQQNPKSPEKAVRARNEEAQVSANESFSATPFPPAKQTYTRKRLSMTARTCKTNSSPVRPSPLSARVAKKSRNK, from the exons ATGGAAAGGAAATCTTTTGGCTTCACACAGTCAAGGTTTATGACAAAAAAACCTTCACCACACAGAAACAGTGAGACTACTACTGCATCTCCCATTGTTACCCCTCCTGCCAATCCTTTCTCTCGTAAGCCACCACAGAACCCTGCAACTTCTGGACAAAGTAGTGAAACAGGTGAACTTGCTCATCATGAACCTCAAATGGAAATGGGAGCAGGCTTTCCAGGTTTCTTCCATAGCACACGGAGCTCACCTACCAACCGTCCAAGTCGATTTTTTTCACCTGCTTCAAAGAAAGTTGAAGAATATCCTTTCACACCTACTATCAAATCAACAAACTGGCGTGGTGATGACACGAGATCGCCTATTACACCTGCGGACAGTCCATCACCTCGTGTGACATCGCATCCGACCTCTTTTGATTCGAGTGGTGAAGTGGAAGGACTTTTCATCCATCGACCACATATCAGCGCCGGTCTTCCAAGTTTCTTCCAACGTCCATTTAGTTCACCCGCTTCAGACTTTTCTTTTACGCCTAAAAGGAAACCAACTGTGGCCGAGATAAGTCCTGACAAATCTTCATCCCCCATCGGGTTTGCTAGTAGCAGTGTTACGCCTTTTAGTACACCATCACGATTTAAAGTAAACAGCTTCTTGCATACTACAAAAAGGAGCTCTGAG cagcaactacCCATCGAAACTCAAGACCAGCAATTTAAAGATGATGGAGCTTCTGCAGGTGCTAACGATTCAGAACATTCGGCCTTCTATCGATTCCAATTAAACGAAACAGTTGATAGTGAAAAACCTTATTTGGACGACA GTGATAGAAAAAGTAGTTCAGACTGGATGAATGAGTCTTCATTTCAATCTGACCAAGAGAAAACCTCATTCGAAAGGGAAGTGCGATCGTTAACCGAAAAATTGCTAGCGGCCGCTGCAAATACTGAGTCAAATATCAAGACAGAGAACACATCTTTAAAGAGAGAATTGAGTAAGTCGCAGCAGCAAATTTGTCATTTAGAAGCGCAGTTTGATgagctgaaaaaaaatcaatcggaG GCTATCAAAAGAGCCAGTGATCTGTCGCGTGAAAAGGAAACGTTGCATAGTCACATTAGAAACTTACAGGAACAAGTTTCCGCTGTCGAAGAGCAACTTGAACAGAAGCAAGGTCAGTGTGAAATGGTGAATTCACAGTTAGAAGACAAGGAGCAACGGCTGAAAGAGGCACTTGAACGCATTTCGACGCTAGAAGAATTATTACGATCATCAGATGAACGACTCTCTGCCCTTCAAACCCAGTTGCAACAAGTTCTAAGTGAACGCGAAGCT GCGGAACATAAAGTAAACGCGCTAACTGGGCAAGTTGATTGCCTCCAAGAAAATCTCTCTACTTTAGGATTAACGATGTCCAacgctgaaaataattttcactCTGCCCTGAACGACTACAAAGACAAACAGGAGAAGCTTGCGAAAGAGCTAGCCAACTATCAAATTACGGAATCTGCCTTGAAAAATGCTTGTACCGACTTCGATTCTGTAAAAGAAGAACTCGGAAGCTGTACTAATGAATTGATTAAG GCGCGAGCAGATTCTAAAGCCATTGAGAAAGAGAAACTTGAATTAGAGGAACATTTTGCTTGTCTCAATGAAAAGTATTCGATTTGTGAACGATCGCTGTGTACTGCTCAAGAAAATATCTCTTCACTTGAGTTGACACTCAGTGCACTTCAAGCCGAGATTCAACAGCTTAAACTTCATTTGGAAACTTCTTCTACAGAACTCTCCACT ACGGGAGAAAAAGCGTCGAAATTTCAAGAGGATAACGAGGTGTTGCGTTCTCAGTTAGATTCTTTGCGGGAATATTTTAAGGATTCTGAAGAAAACCTTCGATTGGACTTAACTAAAGTACAACAAGTACTCGATTGCGAAATAGCAGCGCACACTGAAACTAAAATGTCGGCAGTGAAGATGTTGAGCGATACTAAAAATGCCTTGGAATTTCAAGTAAATGAAttgcaagaaaattttgtaGTGGTTGAACGTAAAAAAGAATTAGTCAAACAAGAACTCGACAGTGAACGATCGGCACACAGTGAGACTAAATCTGACTTAGAACTATGCAAGAACCAATTAGAAGAAGATCGGAATCGTCATTTATTGGAATTGTCTAAG GTCCAGGATACTGTAAATGTTTTGAAGGATGAGAAAAATCAGCTGAAATCTGAAATCGACGAGTTCCGGGGAAATTTGGTTGCGGCGTTCAgccaaaatgaatcaattaaGAAAGAATTGGACGACGAAAGAACGGCGCACAACGAGACAATGTCATATTGGAAAAGTTGTAAGGATCAACTGGTAAACGATAAATATCAACATTCTGTCGAACTATCCAAG ATTCAAAATGCGATGAAGGTGTTGagcgatcaaaataaattccttGAAGCTCAAGTAAATGAATTGAAAGGAAACATAGGAGAGGCTGAGCGCCAAAATAAATCGATCAAGCAAGAATTGGACTGTGAAATAACAGCGCACCAGGAAGCAAAATCAAACTGGAAACTTACCCAGAATCATCTGGAAGACGACCAGAACGAACAGTCAGTCGAAATATCGAAA CTTCAGAGTACTTTGCAGATAATGAACGACCAGAAGAAATTCCTGGAAGCCCAGGTTAATGATTTGCAGTGCAAATTGGTTGCGGCTGGACGAAATCATGAGGCGATCCGAGAGAAAAACCTTTCGTTTGAACGTCAATTGGAATTTTCAGCAATAGAAATTTCAACT TTGAGGGTAGAAGCTCAAGAGCAAACCAACAGAAATAACGAACTCCAGGCTCAACTTGATGAAATACGGATGAAATCTGCATTAACAGAAGATAACTTGAAGGCAGCATTGAGTAAATCTCGCAAGGAGCTCGATTCGCAACGAGAAACTTATCAGGAGACCGTGCGAAATTTGACGGAAGCACGTTTTCAACTTCGTTCCTCAGAAAGTACATGCAACGAAACTCTTTTCGATCGAACCAAG ctaCAGGCTGAAATAGCCAATCTCTTGAACGAGAAACTgaaaatcgaagaaaaagcCCAGTGTTTGGAAAGAACAGTGAGAGCTCAAGAGCAGAATATTGAAACAGTCACAGAAAACAATCTCAAGCTAATGAAGGACAAACTGGAAATCGAAGAAACAGTCAAACGTCTGGAAAAGGAATTAAGTTTTCAGGAGCAGAATCTGGCCGTACTTACTGCAGGCAATGCTTCTTTGAAACAGTCGCTTAGCGCTTacgaagaatatataaaaatcacCCATCAAAAGTGTCAACTCGTTTTCACTGAAAACTCTGGA gcTGTGAATAATGCAAGAAATCTGAtagatgaaattaaaatattgaacgagaaaatggaaatcatcCGACAAAATGCCGAAGTTGTTGATGAAGACTTTaaggatttaaatttttcttttgaaaagtttATAGAGACGAAGAACTCCTCCTTTATGGAAATCTGGGAACGTCTACAGGATAAACAGTTCTGTCTTACATCTTCGGTTGAAGCGCTACAAAGAGCAACCATTGAAAAGTCCTCG TTGGAAAATGAGATATCCGGGTTGAGAACTGAAAAAATGGAGTTCGAGAACAAAATCAAGACGTTAACAGAAAACTCAGTAACATCGGAATCTACCCAAGAAAAACTTCGAAACAGAAATGCTGTTCTAGAGAACATGAAATCATCAGCAAGTCAACAGATTTTAGATCTTCAAAAGCGCGTGCATTCAGTAGAAGCTGAACTAGCCTTA TCAAACGGAAAAGCCCAAGAACTGGCGAAGGAGAAATCGAGTCTGGAAAATCAACTAGGTTCATTACGCCGCCAGTTGCAAGCGTCCCTtgacaaaagtgaaaaaactATTCGAATGCTGATTGCAGATAAGGAAGAGCTTGAGAAAAGCACCAAAACACTGACAGAAACCACAGTTAAGTGGAAATCTGCTTACGAACAAATGTGCAATCGAAACTCGGCTCTAAATAGTTCGGTGGCTTCGTCAAGTCAGCAGATTTCAAATCTTCAGCAAAGTGTCGATGCTCTGGAAACGGAGCTAAAATTG tCGAATGAAAAAGCTAGAGATTTCCATGTGTATAAAACAAATCAGGAGTCTCAGCTAGGATCACTTCGCCAACAGCTGCAAGTGTGTCAAGAGAAGTCCAGTCGGGATTTGGAAAAATTGCGAACCCAAATGGAAATCGAAAGAGCCTCTCACGAAGACTACAAAACGCGTCTTGGCGTCACTGACAGTAATCCTCAGGAATCCAAAGTGCTTACGAATGAAATTAAGCATGGAGGCCCAAAG GTCGCGAGCAAATTAAGTAAGAGATTCGTGAACGATAACCAAAACTCGAATGCTCAGCGAAATGAAATGCTATCAGCACCATCAGTTTTCACCAACGAAGAATTTCAGAGACGACCGTTGAACGACTGTCGTAAGCAATTAGAAACGGGGAAGACGTCACATAAAAACCAGTCCAACAACTCGGAAAGTTCTTCAAATGAATTCGGTCTTGCAAACTGCCTCGAAGACACCGTCAACATTTCTTCTAAG AATAAGGACGCAGACAAACGTGGCAGTAAAACATTAGCAACGGACGGAGAAAATGAGGCGGTTAAAATTATTGAAGAATCTCCACCTTCGGCTACTCGAAAG gCTCCTACAAGAAGTGCGGCGGCTGCTGCCAAACGATCACTTTCCGTTAAGATAGAATGCGAG TATTCTTCTAACACCAGTAGCAACGAGCAACGCGCAACTGAGATCAACAATGAGGCATACGCAATTCGTGGGCGGAAGAAG TTGGTTCTCCCTCCATCTCCACCATATGCTTTTCCGACGCCGTCGCCAATATCAGTAGATAGCAAACATGTCCAACAG AATCCAAAATCACCGGAAAAAGCTGTCAGAGCTCGAAATGAAGAAGCTCAAGTCAGTGCTAACGAATCCTTTTCAGCGACACCTTTTCCACCGGCTAAGCAGACTTACACCCGAAAACGCTTATCGATGACTGCCCGTACCTGCAAAACCAATTCAAGTCCAGTCCGTCCCAGCCCGCTCTCAGCTCGGGTAGCTAAGAAATCTCGTAACAAGTAG
- the LOC124195231 gene encoding restin homolog isoform X7, producing the protein MERKSFGFTQSRFMTKKPSPHRNSETTTASPIVTPPANPFSRKPPQNPATSGQSSETGELAHHEPQMEMGAGFPGFFHSTRSSPTNRPSRFFSPASKKVEEYPFTPTIKSTNWRGDDTRSPITPADSPSPRVTSHPTSFDSSGEVEGLFIHRPHISAGLPSFFQRPFSSPASDFSFTPKRKPTVAEISPDKSSSPIGFASSSVTPFSTPSRFKVNSFLHTTKRSSEQQLPIETQDQQFKDDGASAGANDSEHSAFYRFQLNETVDSEKPYLDDSDRKSSSDWMNESSFQSDQEKTSFEREVRSLTEKLLAAAANTESNIKTENTSLKRELSKSQQQICHLEAQFDELKKNQSEAIKRASDLSREKETLHSHIRNLQEQVSAVEEQLEQKQGQCEMVNSQLEDKEQRLKEALERISTLEELLRSSDERLSALQTQLQQVLSEREAAEHKVNALTGQVDCLQENLSTLGLTMSNAENNFHSALNDYKDKQEKLAKELANYQITESALKNACTDFDSVKEELGSCTNELIKARADSKAIEKEKLELEEHFACLNEKYSICERSLCTAQENISSLELTLSALQAEIQQLKLHLETSSTELSTTGEKASKFQEDNEVLRSQLDSLREYFKDSEENLRLDLTKVQQVLDCEIAAHTETKMSAVKMLSDTKNALEFQVNELQENFVVVERKKELVKQELDSERSAHSETKSDLELCKNQLEEDRNRHLLELSKVQDTVNVLKDEKNQLKSEIDEFRGNLVAAFSQNESIKKELDDERTAHNETMSYWKSCKDQLVNDKYQHSVELSKIQNAMKVLSDQNKFLEAQVNELKGNIGEAERQNKSIKQELDCEITAHQEAKSNWKLTQNHLEDDQNEQSVEISKSTLQIMNDQKKFLEAQVNDLQCKLVAAGRNHEAIREKNLSFERQLEFSAIEISTLRVEAQEQTNRNNELQAQLDEIRMKSALTEDNLKAALSKSRKELDSQRETYQETVRNLTEARFQLRSSESTCNETLFDRTKAEIANLLNEKLKIEEKAQCLERTVRAQEQNIETVTENNLKLMKDKLEIEETVKRLEKELSFQEQNLAVLTAGNASLKQSLSAYEEYIKITHQKCQLVFTENSGAVNNARNLIDEIKILNEKMEIIRQNAEVVDEDFKDLNFSFEKFIETKNSSFMEIWERLQDKQFCLTSSVEALQRATIEKSSLENEISGLRTEKMEFENKIKTLTENSVTSESTQEKLRNRNAVLENMKSSASQQILDLQKRVHSVEAELALSNGKAQELAKEKSSLENQLGSLRRQLQASLDKSEKTIRMLIADKEELEKSTKTLTETTVKWKSAYEQMCNRNSALNSSVASSSQQISNLQQSVDALETELKLSNEKARDFHVYKTNQESQLGSLRQQLQVCQEKSSRDLEKLRTQMEIERASHEDYKTRLGVTDSNPQESKVLTNEIKHGGPKVASKLSKRFVNDNQNSNAQRNEMLSAPSVFTNEEFQRRPLNDCRKQLETGKTSHKNQSNNSESSSNEFGLANCLEDTVNISSKNKDADKRGSKTLATDGENEAVKIIEESPPSATRKAPTRSAAAAAKRSLSVKIECEYSSNTSSNEQRATEINNEAYAIRGRKKLVLPPSPPYAFPTPSPISVDSKHVQQNPKSPEKAVRARNEEAQVSANESFSATPFPPAKQTYTRKRLSMTARTCKTNSSPVRPSPLSARVAKKSRNK; encoded by the exons ATGGAAAGGAAATCTTTTGGCTTCACACAGTCAAGGTTTATGACAAAAAAACCTTCACCACACAGAAACAGTGAGACTACTACTGCATCTCCCATTGTTACCCCTCCTGCCAATCCTTTCTCTCGTAAGCCACCACAGAACCCTGCAACTTCTGGACAAAGTAGTGAAACAGGTGAACTTGCTCATCATGAACCTCAAATGGAAATGGGAGCAGGCTTTCCAGGTTTCTTCCATAGCACACGGAGCTCACCTACCAACCGTCCAAGTCGATTTTTTTCACCTGCTTCAAAGAAAGTTGAAGAATATCCTTTCACACCTACTATCAAATCAACAAACTGGCGTGGTGATGACACGAGATCGCCTATTACACCTGCGGACAGTCCATCACCTCGTGTGACATCGCATCCGACCTCTTTTGATTCGAGTGGTGAAGTGGAAGGACTTTTCATCCATCGACCACATATCAGCGCCGGTCTTCCAAGTTTCTTCCAACGTCCATTTAGTTCACCCGCTTCAGACTTTTCTTTTACGCCTAAAAGGAAACCAACTGTGGCCGAGATAAGTCCTGACAAATCTTCATCCCCCATCGGGTTTGCTAGTAGCAGTGTTACGCCTTTTAGTACACCATCACGATTTAAAGTAAACAGCTTCTTGCATACTACAAAAAGGAGCTCTGAG cagcaactacCCATCGAAACTCAAGACCAGCAATTTAAAGATGATGGAGCTTCTGCAGGTGCTAACGATTCAGAACATTCGGCCTTCTATCGATTCCAATTAAACGAAACAGTTGATAGTGAAAAACCTTATTTGGACGACA GTGATAGAAAAAGTAGTTCAGACTGGATGAATGAGTCTTCATTTCAATCTGACCAAGAGAAAACCTCATTCGAAAGGGAAGTGCGATCGTTAACCGAAAAATTGCTAGCGGCCGCTGCAAATACTGAGTCAAATATCAAGACAGAGAACACATCTTTAAAGAGAGAATTGAGTAAGTCGCAGCAGCAAATTTGTCATTTAGAAGCGCAGTTTGATgagctgaaaaaaaatcaatcggaG GCTATCAAAAGAGCCAGTGATCTGTCGCGTGAAAAGGAAACGTTGCATAGTCACATTAGAAACTTACAGGAACAAGTTTCCGCTGTCGAAGAGCAACTTGAACAGAAGCAAGGTCAGTGTGAAATGGTGAATTCACAGTTAGAAGACAAGGAGCAACGGCTGAAAGAGGCACTTGAACGCATTTCGACGCTAGAAGAATTATTACGATCATCAGATGAACGACTCTCTGCCCTTCAAACCCAGTTGCAACAAGTTCTAAGTGAACGCGAAGCT GCGGAACATAAAGTAAACGCGCTAACTGGGCAAGTTGATTGCCTCCAAGAAAATCTCTCTACTTTAGGATTAACGATGTCCAacgctgaaaataattttcactCTGCCCTGAACGACTACAAAGACAAACAGGAGAAGCTTGCGAAAGAGCTAGCCAACTATCAAATTACGGAATCTGCCTTGAAAAATGCTTGTACCGACTTCGATTCTGTAAAAGAAGAACTCGGAAGCTGTACTAATGAATTGATTAAG GCGCGAGCAGATTCTAAAGCCATTGAGAAAGAGAAACTTGAATTAGAGGAACATTTTGCTTGTCTCAATGAAAAGTATTCGATTTGTGAACGATCGCTGTGTACTGCTCAAGAAAATATCTCTTCACTTGAGTTGACACTCAGTGCACTTCAAGCCGAGATTCAACAGCTTAAACTTCATTTGGAAACTTCTTCTACAGAACTCTCCACT ACGGGAGAAAAAGCGTCGAAATTTCAAGAGGATAACGAGGTGTTGCGTTCTCAGTTAGATTCTTTGCGGGAATATTTTAAGGATTCTGAAGAAAACCTTCGATTGGACTTAACTAAAGTACAACAAGTACTCGATTGCGAAATAGCAGCGCACACTGAAACTAAAATGTCGGCAGTGAAGATGTTGAGCGATACTAAAAATGCCTTGGAATTTCAAGTAAATGAAttgcaagaaaattttgtaGTGGTTGAACGTAAAAAAGAATTAGTCAAACAAGAACTCGACAGTGAACGATCGGCACACAGTGAGACTAAATCTGACTTAGAACTATGCAAGAACCAATTAGAAGAAGATCGGAATCGTCATTTATTGGAATTGTCTAAG GTCCAGGATACTGTAAATGTTTTGAAGGATGAGAAAAATCAGCTGAAATCTGAAATCGACGAGTTCCGGGGAAATTTGGTTGCGGCGTTCAgccaaaatgaatcaattaaGAAAGAATTGGACGACGAAAGAACGGCGCACAACGAGACAATGTCATATTGGAAAAGTTGTAAGGATCAACTGGTAAACGATAAATATCAACATTCTGTCGAACTATCCAAG ATTCAAAATGCGATGAAGGTGTTGagcgatcaaaataaattccttGAAGCTCAAGTAAATGAATTGAAAGGAAACATAGGAGAGGCTGAGCGCCAAAATAAATCGATCAAGCAAGAATTGGACTGTGAAATAACAGCGCACCAGGAAGCAAAATCAAACTGGAAACTTACCCAGAATCATCTGGAAGACGACCAGAACGAACAGTCAGTCGAAATATCGAAA AGTACTTTGCAGATAATGAACGACCAGAAGAAATTCCTGGAAGCCCAGGTTAATGATTTGCAGTGCAAATTGGTTGCGGCTGGACGAAATCATGAGGCGATCCGAGAGAAAAACCTTTCGTTTGAACGTCAATTGGAATTTTCAGCAATAGAAATTTCAACT TTGAGGGTAGAAGCTCAAGAGCAAACCAACAGAAATAACGAACTCCAGGCTCAACTTGATGAAATACGGATGAAATCTGCATTAACAGAAGATAACTTGAAGGCAGCATTGAGTAAATCTCGCAAGGAGCTCGATTCGCAACGAGAAACTTATCAGGAGACCGTGCGAAATTTGACGGAAGCACGTTTTCAACTTCGTTCCTCAGAAAGTACATGCAACGAAACTCTTTTCGATCGAACCAAG GCTGAAATAGCCAATCTCTTGAACGAGAAACTgaaaatcgaagaaaaagcCCAGTGTTTGGAAAGAACAGTGAGAGCTCAAGAGCAGAATATTGAAACAGTCACAGAAAACAATCTCAAGCTAATGAAGGACAAACTGGAAATCGAAGAAACAGTCAAACGTCTGGAAAAGGAATTAAGTTTTCAGGAGCAGAATCTGGCCGTACTTACTGCAGGCAATGCTTCTTTGAAACAGTCGCTTAGCGCTTacgaagaatatataaaaatcacCCATCAAAAGTGTCAACTCGTTTTCACTGAAAACTCTGGA gcTGTGAATAATGCAAGAAATCTGAtagatgaaattaaaatattgaacgagaaaatggaaatcatcCGACAAAATGCCGAAGTTGTTGATGAAGACTTTaaggatttaaatttttcttttgaaaagtttATAGAGACGAAGAACTCCTCCTTTATGGAAATCTGGGAACGTCTACAGGATAAACAGTTCTGTCTTACATCTTCGGTTGAAGCGCTACAAAGAGCAACCATTGAAAAGTCCTCG TTGGAAAATGAGATATCCGGGTTGAGAACTGAAAAAATGGAGTTCGAGAACAAAATCAAGACGTTAACAGAAAACTCAGTAACATCGGAATCTACCCAAGAAAAACTTCGAAACAGAAATGCTGTTCTAGAGAACATGAAATCATCAGCAAGTCAACAGATTTTAGATCTTCAAAAGCGCGTGCATTCAGTAGAAGCTGAACTAGCCTTA TCAAACGGAAAAGCCCAAGAACTGGCGAAGGAGAAATCGAGTCTGGAAAATCAACTAGGTTCATTACGCCGCCAGTTGCAAGCGTCCCTtgacaaaagtgaaaaaactATTCGAATGCTGATTGCAGATAAGGAAGAGCTTGAGAAAAGCACCAAAACACTGACAGAAACCACAGTTAAGTGGAAATCTGCTTACGAACAAATGTGCAATCGAAACTCGGCTCTAAATAGTTCGGTGGCTTCGTCAAGTCAGCAGATTTCAAATCTTCAGCAAAGTGTCGATGCTCTGGAAACGGAGCTAAAATTG tCGAATGAAAAAGCTAGAGATTTCCATGTGTATAAAACAAATCAGGAGTCTCAGCTAGGATCACTTCGCCAACAGCTGCAAGTGTGTCAAGAGAAGTCCAGTCGGGATTTGGAAAAATTGCGAACCCAAATGGAAATCGAAAGAGCCTCTCACGAAGACTACAAAACGCGTCTTGGCGTCACTGACAGTAATCCTCAGGAATCCAAAGTGCTTACGAATGAAATTAAGCATGGAGGCCCAAAG GTCGCGAGCAAATTAAGTAAGAGATTCGTGAACGATAACCAAAACTCGAATGCTCAGCGAAATGAAATGCTATCAGCACCATCAGTTTTCACCAACGAAGAATTTCAGAGACGACCGTTGAACGACTGTCGTAAGCAATTAGAAACGGGGAAGACGTCACATAAAAACCAGTCCAACAACTCGGAAAGTTCTTCAAATGAATTCGGTCTTGCAAACTGCCTCGAAGACACCGTCAACATTTCTTCTAAG AATAAGGACGCAGACAAACGTGGCAGTAAAACATTAGCAACGGACGGAGAAAATGAGGCGGTTAAAATTATTGAAGAATCTCCACCTTCGGCTACTCGAAAG gCTCCTACAAGAAGTGCGGCGGCTGCTGCCAAACGATCACTTTCCGTTAAGATAGAATGCGAG TATTCTTCTAACACCAGTAGCAACGAGCAACGCGCAACTGAGATCAACAATGAGGCATACGCAATTCGTGGGCGGAAGAAG TTGGTTCTCCCTCCATCTCCACCATATGCTTTTCCGACGCCGTCGCCAATATCAGTAGATAGCAAACATGTCCAACAG AATCCAAAATCACCGGAAAAAGCTGTCAGAGCTCGAAATGAAGAAGCTCAAGTCAGTGCTAACGAATCCTTTTCAGCGACACCTTTTCCACCGGCTAAGCAGACTTACACCCGAAAACGCTTATCGATGACTGCCCGTACCTGCAAAACCAATTCAAGTCCAGTCCGTCCCAGCCCGCTCTCAGCTCGGGTAGCTAAGAAATCTCGTAACAAGTAG